Below is a genomic region from Lentimicrobium sp. L6.
TTCTCACTACTCAAGCGTGACAAGGGTAGTTCAGCCATGCGTTACAAACTCAAAAAGGCGATTTTTGAGTTAGGTCCAACTGGCTATCCCTTTGAGCAATATATGGGTCAGCTTTTTGCCAAGCAAGGATATGAAATAGAAGTTGGCGTGGTGGTTAATGGCCACTGTTTGTCTCATGAGATGGATGTGGTAGCTACCAAGAAACATATTCAGCATATTATGGAATGCAAATACCATAAAGACCAAGGAAAAACGGTGAGCATACAAGTTCCCTTATATGTGCGTTCCCGTGTGAATGACATCATCAGAAAGCGAGAACAAATGCCCGAATTTGAAGGCCTTTCTTTTAAAGCATGGGTGGTAACTAACACTCGCTTTTCGCCAGATTCCATAAAGTATGGGAATTGCAGTGGTATGAAGCTCCTAGCCTGGGATTATCCTCAAGGCCATGGTTTAAAAGACATGATAGAACGAGTGAAGGTATTCCCAATTACTGTTCTTACTCAGCTCACCAAGAAAGAAAAACTGAGTTTAATGGACAAAGATATTATAAGCTGTGAGCA
It encodes:
- a CDS encoding restriction endonuclease, with amino-acid sequence MTNTILHKNIIIRKASGDEEIFEISKLERSLHNSGADRKSIMRVVHDIENWVYDGVTTKKIYSRAFSLLKRDKGSSAMRYKLKKAIFELGPTGYPFEQYMGQLFAKQGYEIEVGVVVNGHCLSHEMDVVATKKHIQHIMECKYHKDQGKTVSIQVPLYVRSRVNDIIRKREQMPEFEGLSFKAWVVTNTRFSPDSIKYGNCSGMKLLAWDYPQGHGLKDMIERVKVFPITVLTQLTKKEKLSLMDKDIISCEQLLKNQDLLTPLNLPIKKQTRLLDELHHICG